From Lagenorhynchus albirostris chromosome 10, mLagAlb1.1, whole genome shotgun sequence, the proteins below share one genomic window:
- the EGFL8 gene encoding epidermal growth factor-like protein 8 isoform X4, with amino-acid sequence MGGRLSFLGRVGPQWSLKGSGAPGSPGPGPLNASHFPPHGCSQGVCSKQTLVVPLRYNESYSQPIYKPYLTLCSGRRVCSTYSHLRQALPERRRLRPAGPVRVRPGLGWEALSRGAGVTLCSHGCLNTAGSFTCGCPQGLVLGPDGRTCGEGAPEPPTSASILSVAVREAGHDERALRREIRELRGRLERLEQWASQAGAWVRAVLPMPPEELQPEQVAELWGRGDRIESLSDQVLLLEERLGACESPCPSLWGPPSPNSCPQLFQTPFPNSVFSCPKSLLLHSLTPYLPQIPALYHPFSWSVSNLVVPLIGERDCQSFSVQGPLQASKKSTVNVSACLLVINQAPARTTAWAQASIGGAKEPLQSPCPTNLYRNWTH; translated from the exons ATGGGGGGGAGGCTGTCATTTTTAGGGAGGGTGGGGCCTCAGTGGAGCCTGAAGGGAAGTGGGGCTCCTggctccccagggcctggcccactCAATGCCTCTCACTTTCCCCCGCATGGGTGCAGTCAGGGGGTCTGCTCCAAGCAGACGCTGGTGGTCCCACTCCGTTACAACGAGTCCTACAGCCAACCCATATATAAGCCCTACTTGACTCTGTGCTCTGGAAGGCGTGTCTGCAGCACCTACAG CCATCTGCGCCAAGCCCTGCCAGAACGGAGGCGTCTGCGTCCGGCCGGACCAGTGCGAGTGCGCCCCGGGCTGGGGTGGGAAGCACTGTCACGTGG GGCTGGCGTCACTCTCTGCTCGCACGGATGCCTCAATACAGCAGGCAGCTTCACCTGTGGCTGCCCCCAGGGCCTGGTGCTGGGCCCGGACGGGCGCACTTGCGGAGAAGGGGCCCCAGAGCCCCCAACCAGTGCCAGCATCCTCAGCGTGGCCG TTCGGGAGGCTGGACACGATGAGCGTGCCCTGAGGCGGGAGATTCGCGAGCTGCGAGGGCGCCTGGAGCGGCTGGAGCAG TGGGCCAGTCAGGCTGGAGCCTGGGTCCGAGCAGTGCTGCCCATGCCCCCAGAAGAGCTGCAGCCCGAACAGGTGGCAGAGCTGTGGGGCCGAGGCGACAGGATTGAGTCTCTCAGTGACCAGGTTCTGCTGCTGGAGGAGAGGCTAGGTGCCTGTGAGTCCCCATGCCCCTCTCTGTGGGGACCCCCATCTCCCAACAGCTGCCCCCAGCTCTTCCAGACACCTTTTCCCAACTCAGTTTTCTCTTGTCCAAAATCTCTTCTCCTCCACTCACTCACCCCATACCTTCCCCAGATTCCCGCACTTTACCACCCCTTCTCCTGGTCTGTCTCCAACTTGGTGGTTCCACTTATTGGTGAGCGAGACTGTCAATCTTTCAGTGTCCAGGGCCCACTCCAGGCATCCAAGAAGTCCACAGTCAATGTGTCTGCCTGTCTCCTTGTCATTAACCAGGCTCC
- the EGFL8 gene encoding epidermal growth factor-like protein 8 isoform X3, which yields MGGRLSFLGRVGPQWSLKGSGAPGSPGPGPLNASHFPPHGCSQGVCSKQTLVVPLRYNESYSQPIYKPYLTLCSGRRVCSTYRTTYHVAWREVRREVQQTHAVCCQGWKKRHPGALTCDEAICAKPCQNGGVCVRPDQCECAPGWGGKHCHVDVDECRAGVTLCSHGCLNTAGSFTCGCPQGLVLGPDGRTCGEGAPEPPTSASILSVAVREAGHDERALRREIRELRGRLERLEQWASQAGAWVRAVLPMPPEELQPEQVAELWGRGDRIESLSDQVLLLEERLGACESPCPSLWGPPSPNSCPQLFQTPFPNSVFSCPKSLLLHSLTPYLPQIPALYHPFSWSVSNLVVPLIGERDCQSFSVQGPLQASKKSTVNVSACLLVINQAPARTTAWAQASIGGAKEPLQSPCPTNLYRNWTH from the exons ATGGGGGGGAGGCTGTCATTTTTAGGGAGGGTGGGGCCTCAGTGGAGCCTGAAGGGAAGTGGGGCTCCTggctccccagggcctggcccactCAATGCCTCTCACTTTCCCCCGCATGGGTGCAGTCAGGGGGTCTGCTCCAAGCAGACGCTGGTGGTCCCACTCCGTTACAACGAGTCCTACAGCCAACCCATATATAAGCCCTACTTGACTCTGTGCTCTGGAAGGCGTGTCTGCAGCACCTACAG GACCACGTACCATGTGGCTTGGCGGGAGGTAAGGAGGGAGGTGCAGCAGACCCACGCCGTGTGCTGCCAGGGCTGGAAAAAGCGGCATCCCGGGGCGCTCACCTGTGACGAAG CCATCTGCGCCAAGCCCTGCCAGAACGGAGGCGTCTGCGTCCGGCCGGACCAGTGCGAGTGCGCCCCGGGCTGGGGTGGGAAGCACTGTCACGTGG ACGTGGATGAATGCAGGGCTGGCGTCACTCTCTGCTCGCACGGATGCCTCAATACAGCAGGCAGCTTCACCTGTGGCTGCCCCCAGGGCCTGGTGCTGGGCCCGGACGGGCGCACTTGCGGAGAAGGGGCCCCAGAGCCCCCAACCAGTGCCAGCATCCTCAGCGTGGCCG TTCGGGAGGCTGGACACGATGAGCGTGCCCTGAGGCGGGAGATTCGCGAGCTGCGAGGGCGCCTGGAGCGGCTGGAGCAG TGGGCCAGTCAGGCTGGAGCCTGGGTCCGAGCAGTGCTGCCCATGCCCCCAGAAGAGCTGCAGCCCGAACAGGTGGCAGAGCTGTGGGGCCGAGGCGACAGGATTGAGTCTCTCAGTGACCAGGTTCTGCTGCTGGAGGAGAGGCTAGGTGCCTGTGAGTCCCCATGCCCCTCTCTGTGGGGACCCCCATCTCCCAACAGCTGCCCCCAGCTCTTCCAGACACCTTTTCCCAACTCAGTTTTCTCTTGTCCAAAATCTCTTCTCCTCCACTCACTCACCCCATACCTTCCCCAGATTCCCGCACTTTACCACCCCTTCTCCTGGTCTGTCTCCAACTTGGTGGTTCCACTTATTGGTGAGCGAGACTGTCAATCTTTCAGTGTCCAGGGCCCACTCCAGGCATCCAAGAAGTCCACAGTCAATGTGTCTGCCTGTCTCCTTGTCATTAACCAGGCTCC
- the EGFL8 gene encoding epidermal growth factor-like protein 8 isoform X5 has translation MGGRLSFLGRVGPQWSLKGSGAPGSPGPGPLNASHFPPHGCSQGVCSKQTLVVPLRYNESYSQPIYKPYLTLCSGRRVCSTYRTTYHVAWREVRREVQQTHAVCCQGWKKRHPGALTCDEGEAGSSQASGEVRPAGLESQAFRSVLNPASCARSHLRQALPERRRLRPAGPVRVRPGLGWEALSRGAGVTLCSHGCLNTAGSFTCGCPQGLVLGPDGRTCGEGAPEPPTSASILSVAVREAGHDERALRREIRELRGRLERLEQWASQAGAWVRAVLPMPPEELQPEQVAELWGRGDRIESLSDQVLLLEERLGACSCEDNSLGPGLNRRS, from the exons ATGGGGGGGAGGCTGTCATTTTTAGGGAGGGTGGGGCCTCAGTGGAGCCTGAAGGGAAGTGGGGCTCCTggctccccagggcctggcccactCAATGCCTCTCACTTTCCCCCGCATGGGTGCAGTCAGGGGGTCTGCTCCAAGCAGACGCTGGTGGTCCCACTCCGTTACAACGAGTCCTACAGCCAACCCATATATAAGCCCTACTTGACTCTGTGCTCTGGAAGGCGTGTCTGCAGCACCTACAG GACCACGTACCATGTGGCTTGGCGGGAGGTAAGGAGGGAGGTGCAGCAGACCCACGCCGTGTGCTGCCAGGGCTGGAAAAAGCGGCATCCCGGGGCGCTCACCTGTGACGAAGGTGAGGCTGGGTCTTCCCAGGCCTCGGGGGAGGTGCGCCCGGCCGGGCTGGAGAGCCAGGCCTTCCGCTCGGTTCTGAACCCCGCTTCCTGCGCCCGCAGCCATCTGCGCCAAGCCCTGCCAGAACGGAGGCGTCTGCGTCCGGCCGGACCAGTGCGAGTGCGCCCCGGGCTGGGGTGGGAAGCACTGTCACGTGG GGCTGGCGTCACTCTCTGCTCGCACGGATGCCTCAATACAGCAGGCAGCTTCACCTGTGGCTGCCCCCAGGGCCTGGTGCTGGGCCCGGACGGGCGCACTTGCGGAGAAGGGGCCCCAGAGCCCCCAACCAGTGCCAGCATCCTCAGCGTGGCCG TTCGGGAGGCTGGACACGATGAGCGTGCCCTGAGGCGGGAGATTCGCGAGCTGCGAGGGCGCCTGGAGCGGCTGGAGCAG TGGGCCAGTCAGGCTGGAGCCTGGGTCCGAGCAGTGCTGCCCATGCCCCCAGAAGAGCTGCAGCCCGAACAGGTGGCAGAGCTGTGGGGCCGAGGCGACAGGATTGAGTCTCTCAGTGACCAGGTTCTGCTGCTGGAGGAGAGGCTAGGTGCCT GCTCC
- the EGFL8 gene encoding epidermal growth factor-like protein 8 isoform X1: MGGRLSFLGRVGPQWSLKGSGAPGSPGPGPLNASHFPPHGCSQGVCSKQTLVVPLRYNESYSQPIYKPYLTLCSGRRVCSTYRTTYHVAWREVRREVQQTHAVCCQGWKKRHPGALTCDEGEAGSSQASGEVRPAGLESQAFRSVLNPASCARSHLRQALPERRRLRPAGPVRVRPGLGWEALSRGAGVTLCSHGCLNTAGSFTCGCPQGLVLGPDGRTCGEGAPEPPTSASILSVAVREAGHDERALRREIRELRGRLERLEQWASQAGAWVRAVLPMPPEELQPEQVAELWGRGDRIESLSDQVLLLEERLGACESPCPSLWGPPSPNSCPQLFQTPFPNSVFSCPKSLLLHSLTPYLPQIPALYHPFSWSVSNLVVPLIGERDCQSFSVQGPLQASKKSTVNVSACLLVINQAPARTTAWAQASIGGAKEPLQSPCPTNLYRNWTH; encoded by the exons ATGGGGGGGAGGCTGTCATTTTTAGGGAGGGTGGGGCCTCAGTGGAGCCTGAAGGGAAGTGGGGCTCCTggctccccagggcctggcccactCAATGCCTCTCACTTTCCCCCGCATGGGTGCAGTCAGGGGGTCTGCTCCAAGCAGACGCTGGTGGTCCCACTCCGTTACAACGAGTCCTACAGCCAACCCATATATAAGCCCTACTTGACTCTGTGCTCTGGAAGGCGTGTCTGCAGCACCTACAG GACCACGTACCATGTGGCTTGGCGGGAGGTAAGGAGGGAGGTGCAGCAGACCCACGCCGTGTGCTGCCAGGGCTGGAAAAAGCGGCATCCCGGGGCGCTCACCTGTGACGAAGGTGAGGCTGGGTCTTCCCAGGCCTCGGGGGAGGTGCGCCCGGCCGGGCTGGAGAGCCAGGCCTTCCGCTCGGTTCTGAACCCCGCTTCCTGCGCCCGCAGCCATCTGCGCCAAGCCCTGCCAGAACGGAGGCGTCTGCGTCCGGCCGGACCAGTGCGAGTGCGCCCCGGGCTGGGGTGGGAAGCACTGTCACGTGG GGCTGGCGTCACTCTCTGCTCGCACGGATGCCTCAATACAGCAGGCAGCTTCACCTGTGGCTGCCCCCAGGGCCTGGTGCTGGGCCCGGACGGGCGCACTTGCGGAGAAGGGGCCCCAGAGCCCCCAACCAGTGCCAGCATCCTCAGCGTGGCCG TTCGGGAGGCTGGACACGATGAGCGTGCCCTGAGGCGGGAGATTCGCGAGCTGCGAGGGCGCCTGGAGCGGCTGGAGCAG TGGGCCAGTCAGGCTGGAGCCTGGGTCCGAGCAGTGCTGCCCATGCCCCCAGAAGAGCTGCAGCCCGAACAGGTGGCAGAGCTGTGGGGCCGAGGCGACAGGATTGAGTCTCTCAGTGACCAGGTTCTGCTGCTGGAGGAGAGGCTAGGTGCCTGTGAGTCCCCATGCCCCTCTCTGTGGGGACCCCCATCTCCCAACAGCTGCCCCCAGCTCTTCCAGACACCTTTTCCCAACTCAGTTTTCTCTTGTCCAAAATCTCTTCTCCTCCACTCACTCACCCCATACCTTCCCCAGATTCCCGCACTTTACCACCCCTTCTCCTGGTCTGTCTCCAACTTGGTGGTTCCACTTATTGGTGAGCGAGACTGTCAATCTTTCAGTGTCCAGGGCCCACTCCAGGCATCCAAGAAGTCCACAGTCAATGTGTCTGCCTGTCTCCTTGTCATTAACCAGGCTCC
- the EGFL8 gene encoding epidermal growth factor-like protein 8 isoform X2, whose translation MGSRAELCTVLGGLSFLLLLMTGEGAKGGSLKESQGVCSKQTLVVPLRYNESYSQPIYKPYLTLCSGRRVCSTYRTTYHVAWREVRREVQQTHAVCCQGWKKRHPGALTCDEGEAGSSQASGEVRPAGLESQAFRSVLNPASCARSHLRQALPERRRLRPAGPVRVRPGLGWEALSRGAGVTLCSHGCLNTAGSFTCGCPQGLVLGPDGRTCGEGAPEPPTSASILSVAVREAGHDERALRREIRELRGRLERLEQWASQAGAWVRAVLPMPPEELQPEQVAELWGRGDRIESLSDQVLLLEERLGACESPCPSLWGPPSPNSCPQLFQTPFPNSVFSCPKSLLLHSLTPYLPQIPALYHPFSWSVSNLVVPLIGERDCQSFSVQGPLQASKKSTVNVSACLLVINQAPARTTAWAQASIGGAKEPLQSPCPTNLYRNWTH comes from the exons atggggtCCAGGGCTGAGCTGTGCACTGTCTTAGGCGGACTCTCATTCCTCCTGCTACTGATGACAGGCGAGGGGGCCAAGGGTGGATCCCTCAAAGAGAG TCAGGGGGTCTGCTCCAAGCAGACGCTGGTGGTCCCACTCCGTTACAACGAGTCCTACAGCCAACCCATATATAAGCCCTACTTGACTCTGTGCTCTGGAAGGCGTGTCTGCAGCACCTACAG GACCACGTACCATGTGGCTTGGCGGGAGGTAAGGAGGGAGGTGCAGCAGACCCACGCCGTGTGCTGCCAGGGCTGGAAAAAGCGGCATCCCGGGGCGCTCACCTGTGACGAAGGTGAGGCTGGGTCTTCCCAGGCCTCGGGGGAGGTGCGCCCGGCCGGGCTGGAGAGCCAGGCCTTCCGCTCGGTTCTGAACCCCGCTTCCTGCGCCCGCAGCCATCTGCGCCAAGCCCTGCCAGAACGGAGGCGTCTGCGTCCGGCCGGACCAGTGCGAGTGCGCCCCGGGCTGGGGTGGGAAGCACTGTCACGTGG GGCTGGCGTCACTCTCTGCTCGCACGGATGCCTCAATACAGCAGGCAGCTTCACCTGTGGCTGCCCCCAGGGCCTGGTGCTGGGCCCGGACGGGCGCACTTGCGGAGAAGGGGCCCCAGAGCCCCCAACCAGTGCCAGCATCCTCAGCGTGGCCG TTCGGGAGGCTGGACACGATGAGCGTGCCCTGAGGCGGGAGATTCGCGAGCTGCGAGGGCGCCTGGAGCGGCTGGAGCAG TGGGCCAGTCAGGCTGGAGCCTGGGTCCGAGCAGTGCTGCCCATGCCCCCAGAAGAGCTGCAGCCCGAACAGGTGGCAGAGCTGTGGGGCCGAGGCGACAGGATTGAGTCTCTCAGTGACCAGGTTCTGCTGCTGGAGGAGAGGCTAGGTGCCTGTGAGTCCCCATGCCCCTCTCTGTGGGGACCCCCATCTCCCAACAGCTGCCCCCAGCTCTTCCAGACACCTTTTCCCAACTCAGTTTTCTCTTGTCCAAAATCTCTTCTCCTCCACTCACTCACCCCATACCTTCCCCAGATTCCCGCACTTTACCACCCCTTCTCCTGGTCTGTCTCCAACTTGGTGGTTCCACTTATTGGTGAGCGAGACTGTCAATCTTTCAGTGTCCAGGGCCCACTCCAGGCATCCAAGAAGTCCACAGTCAATGTGTCTGCCTGTCTCCTTGTCATTAACCAGGCTCC
- the EGFL8 gene encoding epidermal growth factor-like protein 8 isoform X7: MGSRAELCTVLGGLSFLLLLMTGEGAKGGSLKESQGVCSKQTLVVPLRYNESYSQPIYKPYLTLCSGRRVCSTYRTTYHVAWREVRREVQQTHAVCCQGWKKRHPGALTCDEAICAKPCQNGGVCVRPDQCECAPGWGGKHCHVDVDECRAGVTLCSHGCLNTAGSFTCGCPQGLVLGPDGRTCGEGAPEPPTSASILSVAVREAGHDERALRREIRELRGRLERLEQWASQAGAWVRAVLPMPPEELQPEQVAELWGRGDRIESLSDQVLLLEERLGACSCEDNSLGPGLNRRS; this comes from the exons atggggtCCAGGGCTGAGCTGTGCACTGTCTTAGGCGGACTCTCATTCCTCCTGCTACTGATGACAGGCGAGGGGGCCAAGGGTGGATCCCTCAAAGAGAG TCAGGGGGTCTGCTCCAAGCAGACGCTGGTGGTCCCACTCCGTTACAACGAGTCCTACAGCCAACCCATATATAAGCCCTACTTGACTCTGTGCTCTGGAAGGCGTGTCTGCAGCACCTACAG GACCACGTACCATGTGGCTTGGCGGGAGGTAAGGAGGGAGGTGCAGCAGACCCACGCCGTGTGCTGCCAGGGCTGGAAAAAGCGGCATCCCGGGGCGCTCACCTGTGACGAAG CCATCTGCGCCAAGCCCTGCCAGAACGGAGGCGTCTGCGTCCGGCCGGACCAGTGCGAGTGCGCCCCGGGCTGGGGTGGGAAGCACTGTCACGTGG ACGTGGATGAATGCAGGGCTGGCGTCACTCTCTGCTCGCACGGATGCCTCAATACAGCAGGCAGCTTCACCTGTGGCTGCCCCCAGGGCCTGGTGCTGGGCCCGGACGGGCGCACTTGCGGAGAAGGGGCCCCAGAGCCCCCAACCAGTGCCAGCATCCTCAGCGTGGCCG TTCGGGAGGCTGGACACGATGAGCGTGCCCTGAGGCGGGAGATTCGCGAGCTGCGAGGGCGCCTGGAGCGGCTGGAGCAG TGGGCCAGTCAGGCTGGAGCCTGGGTCCGAGCAGTGCTGCCCATGCCCCCAGAAGAGCTGCAGCCCGAACAGGTGGCAGAGCTGTGGGGCCGAGGCGACAGGATTGAGTCTCTCAGTGACCAGGTTCTGCTGCTGGAGGAGAGGCTAGGTGCCT GCTCC